A stretch of Canis lupus familiaris isolate Mischka breed German Shepherd chromosome 11, alternate assembly UU_Cfam_GSD_1.0, whole genome shotgun sequence DNA encodes these proteins:
- the TAL2 gene encoding T-cell acute lymphocytic leukemia protein 2 isoform X1, whose protein sequence is MSGRLWQSSKRSKKGRQEEHLRRTSNMTRKIFTNTRERWRQQNVNSAFAKLRKLIPTHPPDKKLSKNETLRLAMRYINFLVKVLGEQTLQQTGVAAQGNILGLFPQGSHLPDRTLLGDYQVPSLDPSPKVV, encoded by the exons ATGTCTGGCAGGCTATGGCAATCTTCCAA GAGGTCGaagaaggggaggcaggaagagcaTCTGAGGAG GACTTCAAACATGACCAGGAAGATCTTCACCAACACCAGGGAGCGGTGGAGGCAGCAGAATGTCAACAGTGCCTTTGCCAAGCTGAGGAAGCTCATCCCCACTCACCCTCCAGACAAAAAGCTAAGCAAAAATGAAACACTTCGCCTGGCAATGAGATATATCAACTTCCTGGTCAAGGTTTTAGGGGAGCAAACCCTGCAGCAAACAGGAGTGGCTGCTCAGGGAAACATTCTGGGACTCTTCCCCCAAGGATCCCACCTGCCGGACAGGACTCTTCTTGGTGACTACCAGGTTCCTTCACTTGACCCAAGCCCCAAAGTTGTGTAG
- the TAL2 gene encoding T-cell acute lymphocytic leukemia protein 2 isoform X2, which yields MTRKIFTNTRERWRQQNVNSAFAKLRKLIPTHPPDKKLSKNETLRLAMRYINFLVKVLGEQTLQQTGVAAQGNILGLFPQGSHLPDRTLLGDYQVPSLDPSPKVV from the coding sequence ATGACCAGGAAGATCTTCACCAACACCAGGGAGCGGTGGAGGCAGCAGAATGTCAACAGTGCCTTTGCCAAGCTGAGGAAGCTCATCCCCACTCACCCTCCAGACAAAAAGCTAAGCAAAAATGAAACACTTCGCCTGGCAATGAGATATATCAACTTCCTGGTCAAGGTTTTAGGGGAGCAAACCCTGCAGCAAACAGGAGTGGCTGCTCAGGGAAACATTCTGGGACTCTTCCCCCAAGGATCCCACCTGCCGGACAGGACTCTTCTTGGTGACTACCAGGTTCCTTCACTTGACCCAAGCCCCAAAGTTGTGTAG